Proteins from a single region of Campylobacter sp. RM16704:
- a CDS encoding DUF2325 domain-containing protein, with the protein MSVLVIGADEITPIKAVLTNLGAKSIEHWDARNENRVNRKPIPQNTECIVMLTSFLNHNTMKKIKTEAKKRNIPLVCAKRSVSCVYCEYCKVFGLDQTYECTKKA; encoded by the coding sequence ATGTCAGTTTTAGTTATCGGAGCGGATGAAATAACCCCAATAAAAGCAGTTTTAACAAATTTGGGTGCAAAAAGTATTGAGCATTGGGATGCTAGAAATGAAAATAGGGTAAATAGAAAACCTATTCCACAAAATACAGAATGTATAGTTATGCTTACTAGTTTTTTAAATCATAACACTATGAAAAAAATCAAAACAGAGGCTAAAAAGCGTAATATACCTTTAGTGTGTGCTAAGCGTAGCGTAAGTTGCGTTTATTGTGAATATTGCAAGGTTTTTGGTTTAGATCAAACATATGAGTGCACTAAAAAGGCTTAG
- the truD gene encoding tRNA pseudouridine(13) synthase TruD, with amino-acid sequence MNFMEENIIFKPLYTLKHSPINVYFSKNSNDFVVREKPLYEFSGKGEHLILHIQKKDLSTSEALRILSEHSGIKMRDFGYSGLKDKQGLTFQYISMPKKFEESLKIFKHDKMKIIETFYHNNKLRIGHLKGNLFFIRLKKVSKVDALKIEQAFKNIKEQGYANYFGYQRFGKFQDNFLQGLEILKGKKIKNKKMQEFLISAFQSELFNRYLSKRVELSHFINDFNEKELKQIYGLEKDEIKSLKNQKQFFKLLKGEVLGHYPFGKCFICEDLPSEVERFNQKDISAMGLLIGSKAFEVNEGLAKKMEDEIFSIAYEFKDKMQGSRRFMWSYLQDCKSHYDEEKAHFTLEFFLQKGSYATVVLEEILHKDILEQNL; translated from the coding sequence ATAAATTTTATGGAAGAGAACATCATTTTTAAACCCTTATATACTTTAAAGCATAGCCCAATAAATGTATATTTTTCTAAAAATAGTAATGATTTTGTGGTTAGAGAAAAACCTTTGTACGAATTTAGTGGCAAGGGTGAGCATCTTATTTTACATATACAAAAAAAAGATCTTAGTACTAGTGAAGCTTTGAGAATTTTAAGTGAGCATAGTGGTATTAAAATGAGAGATTTTGGCTATAGTGGTTTAAAAGATAAGCAAGGTTTAACATTTCAGTATATTTCCATGCCTAAAAAATTTGAAGAAAGTTTAAAAATTTTCAAACATGATAAGATGAAAATTATAGAAACTTTTTATCATAATAATAAACTTAGAATAGGACATTTAAAAGGAAATTTGTTTTTTATAAGATTAAAAAAAGTTTCTAAGGTAGATGCTTTAAAAATAGAACAAGCTTTTAAAAATATTAAAGAGCAAGGATATGCTAATTATTTTGGATATCAACGTTTTGGCAAATTTCAAGATAATTTTTTACAAGGATTAGAAATTTTAAAAGGTAAAAAAATCAAAAACAAAAAAATGCAAGAATTTTTAATTTCTGCATTTCAAAGTGAGCTTTTTAATAGATATTTAAGCAAAAGAGTCGAGTTGTCTCATTTTATTAATGATTTTAATGAGAAAGAATTAAAGCAAATTTATGGTTTAGAAAAAGATGAGATTAAAAGCTTAAAAAACCAAAAGCAATTTTTTAAGCTTTTAAAAGGTGAAGTCTTAGGGCATTATCCTTTTGGAAAATGTTTTATATGTGAAGATTTACCAAGTGAAGTGGAAAGATTTAATCAAAAAGATATTAGTGCTATGGGTCTTTTGATAGGTTCTAAAGCTTTTGAAGTAAATGAAGGTTTAGCTAAAAAAATGGAAGATGAGATTTTTTCTATTGCATATGAATTTAAAGATAAAATGCAAGGTTCAAGACGTTTTATGTGGTCTTATTTGCAAGATTGCAAAAGTCATTATGATGAAGAAAAAGCCCATTTTACTTTGGAATTTTTCTTGCAAAAAGGTTCGTATGCGACAGTTGTATTAGAGGAAATTTTACACAAAGACATTCTTGAGCAAAATTTATAA
- a CDS encoding DUF5644 domain-containing protein, whose translation MKITLKIFRFDKNSDYLAYYKPYVYESNDFKRIYDILAQIKKDDIYFDFEENPEACIKINQLAIRQRRILNNIVEQFGNELTIEPLDTKRATKDLIMDKSDFLDKLDFFKGLIDIHDIELYKQYDFLYYMSEVREFLPEYLGDSFFIFAYKMLLKYPEKTPQFLKLIADEDKGIYYHTKFKNFITSNALDYESYIKELKVMLVKSGLARRIF comes from the coding sequence ATGAAAATAACTTTAAAAATTTTTCGTTTTGATAAAAATAGTGATTATTTAGCTTATTATAAACCTTATGTTTATGAAAGCAATGATTTTAAACGCATTTATGATATTTTAGCTCAAATAAAAAAAGATGATATATATTTTGATTTTGAAGAAAACCCGGAAGCTTGTATTAAAATCAACCAATTAGCCATTCGGCAAAGAAGAATTTTGAATAATATTGTAGAGCAGTTTGGAAATGAACTTACTATAGAACCACTTGATACTAAAAGAGCTACAAAAGATCTTATTATGGATAAAAGTGATTTTTTAGATAAATTAGATTTTTTTAAGGGACTTATTGATATTCACGATATAGAACTTTATAAGCAGTATGATTTTTTATACTATATGAGTGAAGTTAGAGAATTCTTGCCTGAATATCTTGGCGATAGCTTTTTTATATTTGCTTATAAAATGTTATTAAAATATCCAGAAAAAACTCCACAATTTTTAAAATTAATCGCCGATGAAGATAAAGGGATTTATTATCATACTAAATTTAAAAATTTCATTACTTCTAATGCACTTGATTATGAATCCTACATTAAAGAATTAAAAGTTATGCTTGTAAAATCAGGTTTAGCTAGAAGAATTTTCTAA
- a CDS encoding HdrB C-terminal domain-containing protein, whose protein sequence is MYKLYTNSNNDLFCYFDIIKHALEKIHIQTTICEKPLGKNYFIIDYNPNDILEEYSRMMDEDNILVCEYSIYEIMSKIKKIQYAPEIFLKYLKIENIKYFFKDFNIGIYQGFSDAKHSLQLTNILQAKIIDFERKHKSCGYNFLNLNTELAYKCAAAIILDAYDSGCDFLVVEDFYSFYMFDKCAKGLQAVSNRNFEDFYILTFAELANLALGIVPYTLKKHKLKVSLT, encoded by the coding sequence ATGTATAAACTTTATACCAATAGCAATAATGATTTATTTTGTTATTTTGATATTATTAAACATGCTTTAGAAAAAATTCATATCCAAACCACAATATGCGAAAAACCTTTAGGAAAAAATTATTTTATTATAGATTACAATCCTAACGATATCTTAGAAGAATATTCAAGAATGATGGATGAAGATAATATTTTAGTATGTGAATATAGTATTTATGAAATTATGAGTAAAATCAAAAAAATCCAATATGCACCAGAAATTTTTTTAAAGTATTTAAAAATAGAAAATATTAAATATTTTTTTAAAGATTTTAATATAGGAATTTATCAAGGTTTTTCTGATGCAAAGCATTCTTTGCAATTAACAAATATTCTTCAGGCAAAAATTATAGATTTTGAAAGAAAACATAAAAGTTGTGGATATAACTTTTTAAATTTAAATACAGAACTAGCTTATAAATGTGCAGCTGCAATTATTTTAGATGCTTATGATAGTGGATGTGATTTTTTAGTTGTAGAAGATTTTTATTCTTTTTATATGTTTGATAAGTGTGCTAAAGGATTACAGGCTGTTTCAAATAGAAATTTTGAAGATTTTTATATACTAACTTTTGCAGAACTTGCAAATTTAGCACTAGGTATTGTACCATACACTTTAAAAAAACATAAATTAAAAGTGAGCTTAACATGA
- a CDS encoding RsmD family RNA methyltransferase produces MHKTQEYQSVKEFLKNYKEKESKKANSKKQTQKIYTTIESGIYKGKKILLPSLETTRSTKSIVKSCVFNVLRFSLQDKIFIEAFGGSALMALEARSNGCLKSYAIEKDKKAYEIASKNASDIDQNTICLNDDTFKKTPQIIQDSKENIILYLDPPFDIREGFFDIYEKTLKMIENIKSSSVKIIIIEHHSSFKTPARLQKYEKTKERKFGSTTLSFYSFV; encoded by the coding sequence ATGCATAAAACACAAGAATATCAAAGTGTTAAAGAATTTTTGAAAAATTATAAAGAAAAAGAAAGCAAAAAAGCAAACTCAAAAAAGCAAACTCAAAAAATCTACACCACTATAGAAAGTGGAATCTACAAAGGGAAAAAAATTTTACTTCCTAGTTTAGAAACTACAAGAAGTACAAAAAGTATAGTAAAATCGTGTGTTTTTAATGTTTTACGTTTTTCTTTGCAAGATAAAATTTTTATAGAAGCCTTTGGTGGAAGTGCTTTGATGGCATTAGAAGCAAGAAGCAATGGCTGCTTAAAAAGTTATGCTATAGAAAAAGATAAAAAAGCTTATGAAATAGCTTCTAAAAATGCTTCTGATATTGATCAAAATACTATTTGCCTAAATGATGATACCTTTAAAAAAACACCTCAAATCATTCAAGATTCCAAGGAAAATATTATTTTATATCTTGATCCTCCTTTTGATATTAGAGAAGGTTTTTTTGATATATACGAAAAAACTTTGAAAATGATAGAAAATATAAAAAGTTCTAGTGTGAAAATCATTATTATAGAACATCATAGTTCTTTTAAAACCCCAGCTAGATTACAAAAGTATGAAAAAACTAAAGAAAGAAAATTTGGCTCCACCACTCTAAGCTTTTACTCCTTTGTATAA
- the fldA gene encoding flavodoxin FldA, with the protein MTTAIIFGSSMGNTESAANMIAQKLGISDVLNIADIDAEKINSYDRLICGTSTWGSGDFQDDWDGFDFSSLNLNGKTVAVFGMGDSESYSDTYCSAMGKLAQALKSAGANLVGAVSTGGYTFEASDAVEDDKFVGLALDNDNYENLTESRIDAWLEQIKPYFS; encoded by the coding sequence ATGACAACAGCTATAATTTTTGGTAGTTCTATGGGTAATACTGAAAGTGCGGCAAATATGATTGCACAAAAATTAGGAATTTCAGATGTATTAAATATTGCAGATATTGATGCAGAAAAAATTAATTCTTATGATAGATTGATTTGCGGGACTTCTACTTGGGGAAGTGGTGATTTTCAAGATGATTGGGATGGATTTGATTTTTCATCATTAAATCTCAATGGTAAAACTGTAGCAGTTTTTGGTATGGGCGATAGCGAAAGTTACTCAGATACATATTGTAGTGCCATGGGAAAACTTGCTCAAGCTTTAAAATCAGCAGGGGCAAATTTAGTAGGAGCTGTTTCTACTGGTGGATATACTTTTGAAGCAAGTGATGCAGTTGAAGATGATAAATTTGTAGGACTTGCGTTAGATAATGATAATTACGAGAATCTGACTGAAAGTAGAATTGATGCTTGGCTAGAACAAATAAAACCATATTTTTCTTAA
- a CDS encoding methyl-accepting chemotaxis protein — protein MIISYNLKPITIISSGLHNFFNYLNHKDIHSHPIKLKTQDEFGKMADEINENIEIIKEALSKDAKAIEESVNVAKKIETGELNLHIASHANNPQIQELIEVLNKMLTTLQVKIGRDLNEIQAVFDSYKHLNFTASINSPKGDIEKAINSLGAEIKNMLLLSLNQGELLSQKAEDLKQSMQELANDTTYQTSSLQESAKALEQMNSAMNEISIKAQDVVKQSNDIKSVTTVISDIADQINLLALNAAIEAARAGEHGRGFAVVAEEVRNLAERTQKSLGEIEANTNILAQSINEMGEAIKEEANDISQINESVATIEKLTQQNSNTAIQTNKIANEVDSLAQDILSETKKRKF, from the coding sequence ATGATTATTTCATATAACTTAAAACCAATAACAATCATTTCATCTGGTTTGCACAATTTCTTTAATTACTTAAACCACAAAGATATTCATTCTCACCCTATTAAATTAAAAACCCAAGATGAATTTGGTAAAATGGCAGATGAAATTAATGAGAATATTGAGATAATTAAAGAAGCACTAAGTAAAGATGCTAAAGCTATAGAAGAATCTGTAAATGTCGCAAAAAAAATAGAAACGGGTGAACTTAATTTACACATTGCTTCTCATGCAAATAATCCACAAATTCAAGAACTTATAGAAGTTTTAAACAAAATGCTTACCACTTTACAAGTAAAAATAGGTCGTGATTTAAATGAAATTCAAGCTGTATTTGATAGCTATAAGCACCTTAATTTTACTGCATCAATCAATTCACCAAAAGGTGATATAGAAAAAGCAATCAATAGTCTTGGTGCTGAAATTAAAAATATGCTTTTATTATCTTTAAACCAAGGAGAACTACTTAGTCAAAAAGCTGAAGACTTAAAGCAAAGTATGCAAGAACTTGCCAACGATACAACATATCAAACATCATCTTTGCAAGAAAGTGCTAAAGCTTTAGAACAGATGAATTCAGCTATGAATGAAATTTCAATTAAAGCACAAGATGTAGTTAAACAAAGTAATGATATAAAAAGCGTTACTACTGTTATTTCAGATATAGCTGATCAAATTAATCTACTTGCATTAAATGCGGCTATTGAAGCAGCACGTGCAGGTGAGCATGGACGTGGTTTTGCTGTTGTTGCTGAAGAAGTTAGAAATCTAGCAGAACGTACTCAAAAGTCTTTAGGTGAAATTGAAGCTAATACTAATATTTTGGCTCAATCTATTAATGAAATGGGTGAAGCCATTAAAGAAGAGGCTAATGATATTAGTCAAATCAATGAATCTGTAGCAACTATAGAAAAGCTCACTCAACAAAATTCAAATACAGCAATTCAAACAAATAAAATAGCAAATGAAGTGGATTCTTTAGCACAAGATATACTAAGTGAAACAAAAAAGAGAAAATTTTAA
- a CDS encoding thiamine-phosphate kinase, translating to MDKEKIIINAFANSIIGDDGAVINGYCYSKDLFCEDVHFKSSWMSLEQIGAKAMLVNISDAIAMNAIPKYALLGLSLPKYLSIKEIENLQKGLLNTAKKFGIQIIGGDTIADKKINISITIISKINHKAIFRKGLKKGDLFAFSGKLGGSLKGLNILLRGGKLHSNHRFIKPSLRQNFFYDIAKKVRVSMDISDGLNKDLSRILSLNHLNVKFLKKLDKFSLNSGEEYEILFAFDKKHKAYIQNIAKKHRVKLNIFAKTITGRYKFYGREHHF from the coding sequence ATGGATAAAGAAAAAATTATTATAAATGCTTTTGCTAATTCTATTATTGGTGATGATGGTGCTGTTATTAATGGATATTGTTATTCTAAGGATTTATTTTGCGAAGATGTACATTTTAAATCTTCATGGATGAGTTTGGAGCAAATTGGAGCAAAGGCTATGCTTGTGAATATTTCTGATGCTATAGCTATGAATGCTATTCCAAAATATGCACTTTTAGGACTTTCTTTACCAAAATATTTGAGTATAAAAGAAATTGAAAATTTACAAAAAGGATTATTAAATACTGCAAAAAAATTTGGCATCCAAATTATAGGTGGAGATACGATTGCAGATAAAAAAATAAATATTAGTATAACTATTATTTCTAAGATTAATCATAAAGCTATTTTTAGAAAAGGTTTAAAAAAGGGAGATTTATTTGCTTTTAGCGGAAAATTAGGTGGTAGCTTAAAGGGTTTAAATATTTTACTACGGGGTGGAAAATTGCACTCTAACCATCGTTTTATAAAGCCTAGTTTAAGACAAAATTTTTTTTATGATATAGCAAAAAAAGTTAGAGTGAGTATGGATATATCAGATGGCTTAAACAAAGATTTATCAAGGATATTATCTTTAAATCATTTGAATGTGAAATTTCTTAAAAAATTAGATAAATTTAGCCTAAATAGTGGGGAAGAGTATGAAATTTTATTTGCTTTTGATAAAAAACATAAAGCATATATACAAAACATAGCCAAAAAGCACAGAGTTAAACTAAATATTTTTGCAAAAACAATAACAGGAAGGTATAAATTTTATGGAAGAGAACATCATTTTTAA
- a CDS encoding flagellar basal body P-ring protein FlgI, with protein MKILLICLTLSLSIFAATIKELTNVVGVRDNQLIGYGLVVGLNGSGDGTSSEFTLQSISNMLQGMNVKISPGDIKSKNTAAVMVTAKLPAFARSGDKLDVSVASLGDAKSLQGGTLLMTALKGVDGEIYAVAQGSLAIGGLSPRPGAAGTHSTSANVINGAVVEREIPQNFSQNQDLTLSLKDADFKIANNIERVLNSIFDADIAKALDSRTIKLTKPEEFSHVEFMARVLEQDIAYTPESKVIIDERTGTIVAGVNIEVEPILITHKDITIKIDPNNNAALAQNEIDMKDGGILDPISNTLKITNTKTTVANIARMLNKLGATPNDIIAIMQNLKRAGAISAELEVI; from the coding sequence ATGAAAATATTATTAATCTGCTTAACATTAAGCTTAAGCATTTTTGCAGCTACCATCAAAGAACTTACCAATGTAGTAGGTGTTAGAGATAATCAACTCATAGGATATGGTTTGGTTGTTGGTTTAAATGGAAGTGGAGATGGTACGAGTAGTGAATTTACTTTACAATCTATCTCAAATATGCTTCAAGGTATGAATGTAAAAATTAGCCCAGGCGATATAAAATCAAAAAATACAGCAGCAGTAATGGTTACAGCAAAACTTCCTGCTTTTGCAAGAAGTGGAGATAAACTTGATGTAAGCGTAGCTTCTTTGGGTGATGCAAAGTCTTTACAAGGTGGAACCTTACTTATGACAGCTTTAAAAGGTGTTGATGGAGAAATTTATGCAGTAGCTCAAGGTTCTTTAGCTATAGGAGGACTTAGCCCAAGACCAGGTGCAGCAGGGACACATTCGACTTCTGCAAACGTAATCAATGGTGCAGTAGTTGAAAGAGAAATTCCTCAAAATTTCAGTCAAAATCAAGATTTAACCTTAAGTTTAAAAGATGCCGATTTTAAAATTGCAAATAATATAGAAAGAGTTTTAAATAGTATTTTTGATGCAGATATAGCAAAAGCTTTAGATTCTAGAACCATCAAATTAACAAAGCCAGAAGAATTTTCTCATGTTGAATTTATGGCTAGAGTATTAGAGCAAGACATTGCTTATACTCCTGAAAGCAAAGTTATAATTGATGAGAGAACTGGCACTATAGTAGCTGGAGTAAATATAGAAGTAGAACCTATATTAATCACCCATAAAGATATAACTATAAAAATTGATCCAAATAACAATGCAGCATTAGCACAAAACGAAATTGATATGAAAGATGGGGGAATTTTAGATCCTATTTCAAATACTTTAAAAATCACAAATACTAAAACAACAGTAGCAAATATAGCTAGAATGTTAAATAAACTTGGAGCTACTCCAAATGATATTATTGCAATTATGCAAAATTTAAAAAGAGCTGGTGCAATTAGTGCTGAATTAGAGGTGATATAA